The DNA segment GAGCAGATGGCGCGCCTGAGCCGGCTCGCCTACCGAATCGTGTGGGTGAATCCGAGAAAGGTCGCAGTGGACTACCAGCCGCTCGTCGGCGGCATGGCCGCCGCGCTGCCCTACTGCGACGCCTTCGTGAGCGGGCACAGCTATACAGCGCTGACCGAAGTGGCGGCGGCAATCCGCGCCGACCGCCCATCGCAATCCGAGAGAAACATGAGGCCCAGATAATGCAACTCGACAGTTCCTTCTCCGTCGTCGCCCCCATCGACGCGGTCTGGCAGACCCTCATGGACTTCGAGCGGGTGGCCGGGTGCGTGCCGGGCGCGCAGATCCTCAACAAACTCTCCGACGATGCCTACCAGGTCGGCCTCCAGGTGAAGATGGGCCCGGTGACGATGCAGTACAAGGGCCAGATGACGGTGCTCGAGCGGGACGCGGATGCTCATCGCGCCGTGTTCGAGGGGAAGGCGCAGGAGATCCGCGGCCAGGGCACCGCGCAGGGATCGGCGACATTGACCCTCGTCGAGGTCGACGGGGCGACGCAGGGCACGGTCAGCGCGGACATCTCGCTCTCGGGCAAGGTCGCAGCGATGGGCAAGGGCGTCATCGGTAACGTCACCGACCAGATGATGACCCTGTTCGCAACGAACCTCCAATCGATGGTGGGTGCCCCGGCGGCCTCGGAGGCCCCGGCAGCGTCTGCTATGGCCGCCCCGGGCGAGTCCCCTACTCCCGCACAGCCCGCACAGCCGGCCCCGACAGCCCCGACGGCACCTGCCGCGGGGCCGAGCCTCGACGCGATGTCACTCGCGAAGGGCGTCGTCATGGACCAGCTCAGCAGCCCAGGCAAGCTCATCGGTCTGGTCGTGGCGGTGGCCCTCGTCGCCTACCGGGTCGGCACCTTCGTCTCGACCCGCCGGTGGATCAGGCTGAGCGCCGCGCGGGGGTCCACCCCCGATGCGTGATGTGCTCGGCCCGCTCCTGGCGGGCTGGGGGAGCGGCGGCACCGCGGGCCTTGCCACCGTCGTGCGCACCTTCAACTCCGCTCCCAGGCCAGCCGGAGCGTCGATGCTCGTCACCTCGGAGGGGGAGGCGGTCGGCTCGGTCTCCGGCGGCTGCGTCGAGGCGGCCGTCTACGAGCTCGCCACGGAGGTCGCCGCCGAGGGCCGCCCGCAGCTCGTGCGCTACGGCATCACCGACGACGATGCGTTCGCGGTCGGCCTGACCTGCGGTGGAATCCTCGACGTGTTCGTCGAGCCAATCTCCGCCGCGACGTTCCGCGAGCTCGACTCGGTGCGGCAGGACATCGAGGGCTCCGCACCGGTGGCGGTTGCCACCGTGATCGAGCATCCCGACGAGAGCCGGCTCGGTCGCCACCTGATCATCCGTCCGCACGGGTTCGAGGGCACCCTCGGCTCCGACCGTGCTGACGGTGCCGTCAGCGACGATGCTCAGGGGATGCTCGCGGCCGGCCGGAACAGCATCCTGACCTACGGGCCAGAGGGTGAGCGCCTGGGCGAGGGGATGACCGTCTTCATCAACAGCTTCGCGCCGCGTCCTCGCATGCTCGTGTTTGGGGCGATCGACTTCGCCGCGGCGCTGGCCCGGCTGGGCACCTTCCTCGGCTACCGGGTCACCGTCTGCGACGCCAGGTCGGTGTTCGCCACCGAGAGGAGGTTCCCCGGCGCCGAGGTTGTTGTCGCCTGGCCGCACCGGTACCTCAGCGAACAGATCGCCGACGGCCTTGTCGACGAGCGCACCGTCGTGTGCGTGCTCACGCACGATCCGAAATTCGACGTGCCTCTTCTCAAGGTGGCGCTCACCGGACCGCGGGTCGCCTACATCGGCGCGATGGGGTCCAGGCGAACCCACGACGACCGCCTCGCCCGCCTCCGCGAGGTCGGACTGGGCGACGACGAGCTGTTGCTCCTGCATAGCCCGATCGGCCTCGACCTGGGCTCCAGAACCCCCGAGGAGACAGCCGTCTCCATCGCCGCCGAGATCATCTCACTGCAGTGGGGCGGAAGCGGCACGCCTCTCAGCGCACTCGCCGCCCGCATCCACCACGACGAGGCGGTCGAACCCGCCTAGCCTCGAGATCCTCGCTACTGCACGGGCTTCGCGTACTGCGCGCCGAGAAGGAACAGGTACGGGTCGACTTGCGTGCCGTTGATGCGGATCTCGAGGTGGAGGTGCGGGCCGGTGCTGGCGCCGGTCGTGCCGACGAGCCCAACGACCTGCCCCGCACGCACATGCGCGCCAACGGCGAGAGTCGTCGGGTCTTTCATGTGCATCATCTCGCTCTGCACGCGATCGCGGTAGAGGATGCTGATCGAGTTGCCGACCCAGCCCGCCGAGTTTGGGCTCTTCGCAACGACGACCCCGTCGGCGAGGCTCCGGATCGGCGTGCCCAGAATGCCCGTTTTCGAGTAGTCGGTGCCGTAGTGCATGGTGACGACCCTGGTGATCGGGTGCACCCGCACGCCGAACGACGACGTAATGGGCACGAACGACTCGAACGGCTGGTTGAAGCCGAGCATGGCACCGCTTTTCGAGAGGTCTGTCGTGCACTCGACCAGGTTCTCGATGTTTTCGGTGAGCGCACCGCGCCCGCCAAGGAGCACGAGTCTGGTCGTGCCGAGTTCACGCAGGCTCGTGAGCGTATCCAGCGGCACGCAGTTGCCTGGAACGATGAACAGCGGCGCGGAGTCCCTCGCCGCAAGAGCGGCTCCGGAGAGCGCATCGGGAAAGTCCGTTCCCATGGCGAGGTAGGCGACCGGGGCGGAATCGTAGGTGCCGCGGTTGACTTCGTTCGAGGTGACGTACCGGTCGTCGCCGGAGAGCCGCTTCACGCTTCCGGCACCGAGGATCGCGGTGAACGACGTCTCGATGCCCGTCGAGACGCTCGCGGCGCCGCCGGCGATCGAGACGCTCGTGACTCCAAGACCAGACATTGCCGTCACTGTTGCGGCATCCACCCGGGAGCTGGCGCCGGGAACGAGGAGCACGGGGATGCGGTCCCCGCCGGCGACCGCCGAGGAGGTGAGCGCATCGGGGAACATCTCCCCGGTCGCGACGAATGCCGATGCCACGCTCCCGGCCTTGAACGCACCCATCGTGACGGTTCGCGAGGTCTCGTAGCGGTCCCTGCCCGAGTCGCGCCGGATCTGTGGCGCCAGGAGCGCGAGGGCGTTGTACACCTCGGGGCTAATTGCCGCGGGCCCACCCGCGACGACAATGAGTCGCGGGGCGAGTCGGGTGATTTCCTTCCGCACGCTTTCCGTCAGCACCGTCGGCTGGGTGAGCAGCAGCGGCCCGCCCTGCACCGCCGCGGCGGGCGCAGCGCTCAACGCGTCGGGGAAGTTCTCGCCGGAGGCGATGTAGAGCACGGGCACGCCCGGCGCGTACTTCCCCGACACCGAGACCGATGTCGCGTATCGATCGCCACCCTGGAGCCGTTCCCAGGTCGGCGCGGTCGGCGCGGTCGGTGCGGTCGTGTGAGCGGCAGCTGACATCGCGGGCAGCAGCGATGCCGCCACGGCGATGGTGAGTGCGGCGCCGAAGATTCTGCGCATGGATCCCCCAATCCTGAAACGAACTCTCCAGAGCCTACGTCGGCGTGCGGCCATCCGAACGTCCCCGTTCGGGCCACACGACGCGCGGGGCGCCAATCGGCGCACCGGTACAGTTGTCCCGAACGCACACTGCAAGCTGAGGAGCCCGTCGACCGTGTCTGAAATGCCCGAGAATCCCCCTGCCGTGCTCGAGCCGCACAGGTCCGTGCTCGAGCCGCACAGGGTCGAGACGGCGGCGACGGGATTCGACCTGTTCCCCGATCGCAGTGTCGTCGCCGTGCGCGTGAACGGCGAGCTGCGGGATCTCGCGGCGCAGCTCACCGTCGGCGAGATCGCCGAGCCTGTGCTCGTCGAGTCGCCCGACGGCCTCAGCATCCTGCGCCACTCTGCGGCGCACGTGCTCGCCCAGGCGGTGCAGTCGATCAATCCCTCGGCGAAGCTGGGCATCGGACCTCCCATCACCGACGGCTTCTACTACGACTTCGACGTCGAGACCCCCTTCACCCCGGAGGACGTCAAGGCGGTCGCGAAGGCGATGGATCGCATCATCCGCGCCGGGCAGCGCTTCGTGCGCCGCGTCGTCACCGAGGACGAGGCGCGCTCCGAACTCGCGGGGGAGCCGTACAAGCTCGAGCTCATCGGTCTCAAGGGCGGCGCTGCCGATGGTGCCGATAACGAATCGGTCGAGGTCGGCGGCGCAGAACTCACGATCTACGACAACATCGACCCGAAGACGGGCGAGACGGTGTGGAAGGATCTCTGTCGCGGACCGCACCTGCCGAGCACCCGCACGATCGGCAACGGCTACGCCCTCATGCGCACCGCAGCCGCGTATTGGCGCGGCTCGGAGAAGAACAAGCAACTCCAGCGCATCTACGGCACCGCGTGGGCGACCAAGGACGACCTTCGCGCGTATCAGGGGCGCCTCGAGGAGGCCGCGAAGCGAGACCACCGCAAGCTCGGACAGGAGCTGGACCTCTTCTCCTTCCCGGACGAGATCGGATCCGGGCTGGCCGTATTCCATCCCAAGGGTGGCATCATCCGCCGCGAGATGGAGGACTACTCGCGCCGCAAGCATGAGGACGCCGGCTACGACTTCGTCTATACCCCGCACATCACCAAGGCGAACCTGTTCGAGACGTCCGGCCACCTCGGCTGGTACGCCGACGGAATGTTCCCGCCGATGCACCTCGACGAGGGGCGCAACGAGGAGGGTGAGATCACCCGGCAGGGCGCCGACTACTACCTCAAGCCCATGAACTGCCCGTTCCACATCCTCATTTACCGCTCGAGCGGTCGCTCGTACCGCGACCTGCCGCTGCGGCTGTTCGAGTTCGGCACCGTCTACCGCAACGAGAAATCCGGCGTCGTGCACGGACTCACTCGGGTTCGCGGGCTGACGATGGACGACGCCCACATCTTCACGACCAGGGAGTCGATGAAGGCGGAACTCACGAGCACGCTGAACTTCGTGCTCGCGCTGCTGCGCGACTACGGTCTCACCGACTTCTACCTCGAACTCTCGACCAAGGATCCGGAGAAGTCTGTCGGCGACGACGACATCTGGGTGGAGGCGACAGCGACGCTTGCCGAGGTCGCCGCCGAGTCCGGCCTTGAACTTGTGCCCGACCCGGGCGGCGCCGCGTTCTACGGCCCCAAGATCTCGGTGCAGGCGCGCGACGCGATCGGCCGCACCTGGCAAATGTCGACCGTGCAGCTCGACTTCAACCTGCCCGAGAGGTTCGACCTCGAGTACACGGCCGCCGACGGAACCCGGAAGCGTCCGGTCATGATCCACCGCGCGCTGTTCGGCTCGATCGAGAGGTTCTTCGGGGTGCTCACCGAGCACTACGCCGGCGCCTTCCCCGTCTGGCTTGCGCCCGTTCAGGTCGTCGGCATCCCTGTCGCGGAGGAATACGGCGACTATCTCGACGAGGTCATCTCGAAGCTCAAGGCGAAGCGGGTTCGGGCTGAGGTCGATCACTCGAGCGACCGGATGCCGAAGAAGATCCGCACCCACACGAAGGCCAAGGTGCCGTTCCAGCTGATCGCGGGCGAAGAGGACCGCGCCGCAGGAGCCGTCAGCTTCCGCTATCGCGACGGCACCCAGGAGAACGGGGTTCCCGTCGACGAGGCGATCCGCCGGATCACTGAGGCGATCGACTCGAAGGCGCAGGTCTGAGCGATGACGATCGACGACTCCGAATTGCACGGGATCACCATCGACGGCTCGTATGAGCTCGCCGGGGTGCCCGACGAGTTCCAGCGCCTGTGGACCCCGCACCGCATGGTGTACATGCAGAACGGCCAGCAGCCACCGGAGCACGAGTGCCCGTTCTGCATCGCCCCGCGGATGGACGACGAAAAGGCCCTGATCGTGGCTCGCGGCACCCACGCCTACGTGCTCCTCAACCTGTTCCCCTACAACAGCGGACACCTGCTGGTCTGCCCCTACCGCCACGTTGCCCTGTACGACGAGGCGACAGCGGAGGAGACCGCGGAGATCGCGGCTCTGACCCAAACGGCCATGCGGGTCATCAAGAAGGTCTCGCGCAACGAGGGCTTCAACATCGGCATGAACCAGGGAAGGATCGCGGGAGCCGGCATCGCCGACCACCTGCACCAGCACATCGTTCCGCGCTGGGCCCTCGACTCGAACTTCTTCCCCATCATCGCCAAGACCAAAGCACTGCCTCAGCTTCTCGGCGACGTGCGGCGATCCATCGCCGAGGCCTGGCCGACCGAATCCACAGAATCCGCGGAGTAGAGTACACACACAATGAACGACACAAATTCGAACGAACAAGTCGGCACGAGCCGAGTCAAGCGCGGCCTCGCCGAAATGCTCAAGGGCGGCGTCATCATGGACGTCGTTAACGCCGATCAGGCACGTATTGCCGAGGACTCCGGGGCCGTCGCCGTTATGGCCCTGGAGCGCATTCCGGCCGACATCCGCGCCGAGGGCGGCGTCTCTCGCATGAGCGACCCCGACCTCATCGACGGGATCCGCGACGTCGTCTCGATCCCGGTGATGGCGAAGGCGCGCATCGGTCACTTCGTCGAGGCGCAGATCCTGCAGGCCCTCAGCGTCGACTTCATCGACGAGTCAGAGGTGCTGAGCCCCGCCGACTACGTCAACCACATCGACAAGTGGAACTTCACCGTTCCCTTCGTCTGCGGCGCTACCAATCTCGGTGAGGCGCTGCGACGCATCAATGAGGGTGCCGCGATGATCCGCTCGAAGGGCGAGGCCGGAACCGGCGACGTCTCCGAGGCGACCAAGCACATCCGCACCGTCAACCGGGAGATCGCGCGCCTCAGCTCGATGACCCGAGATGAACTGTACGTCGCCGCGAAGGAGCTGCAGGCACCGTACGACCTGGTCGTCGAGGTCGCCCGCACGGGCAAGCTCCCCGTCGTAATGTTCACCGCCGGAGGCGTGGCCACCCCGGCCGACGCCGCGATGATGATGCAGCTCGGCGCTGACGGTGTCTTCGTGGGATCGGGCATCTTCAAGTCCGGCAACCCCGTCGCCCGCGCGGCCGCGATCGTCAAGGCGACCACGTTCTTCGACGACCCCGCCGTCATCGCCGAGGCATCGCGCGGACTGGGCGAGGCGATCGTCGGAATCAATGTCTCCGACCTCCCCGCACCGCACCGCCTCGCCGAACGTGGCTGGTAGGCCCGCTCGAGTCGGGGTACTTGCCCTTCAGGGCGACTTCCGGGAGCACCTCGCGGTGCTCGCTTCTCTTGGCGCCGACGCGCGGCCGGTCCGCCGCGCGTCGGAGCTGGATGAGCTCGACGGTCTCGTGATTCCCGGAGGGGAGTCGACCGTCATGGACAAGCTGTCTCGCGCTTTCGGCATCGCCGGGCCGCTCAAGGCCGCGATCGCGTCAGGGTTGCCGGTCTACGGCACCTGCGCCGGCCTCATCATGCTCGCGGATCGCGTGTCGAATAGGATCGCCGGTCAGCAGACCCTCGGCGGTGTCGACATCACGGTGCAGCGCAACGCGTTCGGGTCTCAGAACGAATCGTTCGAGGTCGACCTCGACATCCCCGAGCTCGGCGCCGTTCCCGTGCACGCGGTCTTCATCCGCGCGCCCGTGATCGACCAGTACGGACCCGCGGTCACGCCGCTCGCCGCGCTGCCCGACGGCCGGGTCGTCGCCGCCAGCCAGGGCAACCTGCTCGTGACCTCATTCCATCCCGAGATCATGGGCGACACCCGCTTCCACGCGTACTTCCTCGCCGGGCTCCACCGGTCCTGACGTTACAGCCCGGCCAGCCGCTGCCCGCTGGGTAGAATGGCAGCATGTCAGGTCACTCCAAGTGGGCAACCACCAAGCACAAGAAGGCGATCATCGATTCGCGTCGCGCGAAGTCGTTCGCGAAGCTCATCAAGAACATCGAGGTCGCGGCGAAAATGGGGGGCGCTGACCTCTCGGGCAATCCGACGCTGGTCGATGCGATCCAGAAGGCGAAGAAGACCTCCGTCCCGATCGACAACATCAACCGCGCCGTCAAGCGCGGGTCCGGGCAGCTCGGCGAGGCCGTCGACTACCAGACCATCATCTATGAGGCCTACGCGCAGGGCGGCGTCGCCCTCCTCGTCGAGTGCCTCACCGACAACCGCAACCGCGCCGCCGCCGACGTGCGCGCGATCATGACCCGTAACGGTGGAACCCTCGCCGACCCGGGCAGCGTCGCCTACAACTTCCACCGCAAGGGTGTGATCGGCGTGCGCAAGACCGACGGCGTCACCGAGGACGACATCCTCGCCGCTGTGCTCGACGCCGGCGTGGAGGAGGTCAACGACCGCGGCGAGGGCTTCGACATCATCACCGAACCGGGCACGCTCGTCGCCGCCCGGACCGCACTGCAGGAGGCCGGAATCGACTACGAATCGGCGGACGTCGAGTTCGTACCGCAGGTTCTCGTCGAGGCCGACGCCGACACCGCGCGCAAGGTGTTCCGGCTCGTCGACGCGCTCGAGGACAACGACGACGTGCAGAACGTGTACGGCAACTACGACGTGCACGCCGATGTGCTCGCCGAACTCGAGAACGACTAGCCAGCTTCGTGACAATTCGGGTGCTCGGCATCGATCCGGGACTCACCCGCTGCGGCGTGGGAATCGTGGATGTCGACGCGAACCGGGTCGCGCGACTTGTCGAGGTGACCGTCATCCGAACCCCATCGGACATGCCGCTCGAACAACGCCTTCTCGCGGTGGGCGCCGGGATCGAGGAGCTCCTCGACCGATTGGCGCCCGATGCGGTGTCGCTCGAGCGGGTCTTCGCGCAGCAGAACCTCAGCACCGTGATGGGCACCGCCCAAGTGAGCGGAGTTGCGCTGCACGCGGCCGCGAAACGCGGGCTCGCCGTCGGGCTGCACACACCGTCGGAGGTCAAGGCCGCCATCACCGGTTACGGCTCGGCCGACAAGAAGCAGGTGCAGGCGATGGTCGCGCGAGTGCTGGGCCTCGCCGAGGCGCCAAAGCCGGCCGACGCTGCTGATGCGCTTGCGATTGCGATCTGCCACGCGTGGAAACGCGGAGGCGCCTCGACACCGATCGCCAATGGGCACACCCCCGCGCAGGATGCATGGCTCGCCGCCGAGCGTGCGGCGGCGAAGCCGGTGGCCAACCGTAGGCTTGCACCATGATCTCCTCTGTGCGCGGCACTGTCATCGCCGTGGCCGGGACCACCGCCATCATCGAGGTCGGGGGAGTGGGCCTTGCCGTCAGCGTGACACCCCAGTTGGTCCTCTCTCTCCGGATCGGAACCGAGGCGCGCCTTCACACCGCGCTCATCGTGCGCGAAGACGACCTCGCCCTGTTCGGGTTCCAGGAGGCGGATGAACTCGCCGTCTTCGACCTGCTTCGCGGGGTGACGGGCGTCGGCCCGAAGTCGGCGATCGGGGTGCTTGCCGCGATCAGCCCCGCCGAAATCGCCACCGCCGTCGCCACCGAGAACGACGGGGCATTCCGCAAGGTCTCCGGGATCGGCCCGAAGACGGCGAAGCTCATAGTGCTGTCGCTCGCCGGCAAGATGCTGCCGTTCGCCGCCACGGCACCGAGCGCGCCGACGAGCGCTAATCCCGTCAGCAAGAATGTGCTCGTCGCTCTCGTCGGGCTGGGCTGGTCGGAGCGGGTCGCCGCGCAGGCCGTCGACGAGGCCGTCGCCGAGGCATCCGCCACGGAGGCCGCGAGCGTGCCCGCCCTGCTGCGAGTCGCTCTCACCCGCCTCGGTCCGCGCCAGGCGAGCGCCGCCCGCAGCGAAGGAGTGCCCTCATGATCGACCCGGCCGACCCGTCGATGGCAATCGTGCGTCCTACCCCGGAATCGGATGCCGAGCTGGCCTTCGAAGGCGCCCTGCGCCCCAAGTCCCTTGCCGAGTTCGTCGGACAGGCGAAGGTGCGCGCGCAACTGCAGCTGCTCCTTCAGGCCGCGACGCTGCAAAACCGCACCCCCGATCACATCCTGCTCGCCGGCCCGCCGGGTCTCGGCAAAACGACGCTCGCGATGATCGTCGCGGAGGAGAGCGGACGGCCCCTGCGGATGTCGAGCGGGCCGGCGATCCAGCACGCCGGCGACCTCGCCGCTGTGCTGTCGTCGCTCGTGCCGGGCGAGATCCTCTTCATCGACGAGATTCACCGCATGGCCAGGCCCGCCGAAGAGATGCTCTATCTCGCGATGGAGGACTTCCGCATCGACATCATGGTCGGCAAGGGGGCGGGGGCGACCTCGATCCCGCTCGACCTGGCGCCGTTCACCCTCGTTGGCGCAACCACGAGATCGGGCCTGCTGCCCAACCCGCTGAGGGACAGGTTCGGGTTCACCGCGCATCTCGAGTTCTACGCCGAATCGGAGCTCGAGCAGGTTCTCGTGCGGGCGGCGGCGCTGCTCGACCTTCCGATCGACCGGTCCGCCCTGGCCGAGATCGCCGGCCGTTGCCGGGGCACCCCGCGCATCGCGAACCGGCTGCTCCGCCGGGTGCGGGACTATGCCCTTGTGTACGGCGGAGGTGCCGGGCTCGGAGCGGTTCATGGCGCACTCGACCTGTACGACGTTGACGAACTCGGGCTCGACCGGCTCGACCGCGAGGTCATGACGACGATCCTCACCCGGTTCGACGGGGGACCCGTCGGCCTCAGCACCCTCGCGGTGTCGGTCGGCGAGGAGGCGGAGACGGTCGAGTCGGTCGTCGAGCCGTTCCTCGTGCGGATCGGCCTGCTGACCCGCACCCCGCGTGGCCGGGTCGCCACGAGGCTGGCATGGAAGCACTTCGGGTTGCAGTCCGCCGCCCCCGGCACGGTGAGCCTCGGCCTCGATATCGATGGCCTATAATTCAAGCTGGCCTTATCGGGCTTTGACCTGGGCTCGTCGCAGCCCGCACATTACACAAGCCGCGGAAGGCTCGTTCATCACATGGACCCCACACTAATTCTTCTCGTTGTCGCGCTTGGCGCCTTCATCGTCTTCCAGGTGTTCCAGGGCAGAAAGCGCAAGCGCGAGACCGAGGAACGCCAGACGAAGTTCGTTCCCGGCGTCGAGGTCATGACGAACTACGGCCTCTACGGCACCATCCTCACGATGGATGAGGAGACCAACGTCGTCGAGATCGAGTCGGCACCCGGAACGGTCCTCAGGATCCACCGCCAGACGATCCTCAAGGTCGCTGACTATGCCGTCGTCGCCGAGCCCGAGGAGGCGACCGACGTACTCGAGAACGATGAGTCGGCCGTCATCGACGAGAACGACGTGGACGGATCACGCGTCGTTGCCCCCGAGTTCGGCGAGCGGGTCGAGCGGGTCGAGCCCGAAGCTACCCCCGCCGATCAGCCCAAGAAGTCGGACGACTAGCACCAAACCTGTTCCGCAGTCCCGCGTGTTCGCGCGGCGGCCCACCTCAAGGATGCGCGAATGACACTCCGTACATCCGAATAGAAAGCTGAGTTCCCGGTGGCAAGATCCACTCCGGCCAAGAAGGCCTGGCGTTCACTGACCTGGCTCCTGGTCCTCATCGCCACACTGACGGCGGTGAACGCCGGGGGTGTGCTCTTCTCCAACGGCTCCTGGACCCCGAAACTGGCGCTCGACCTGGAGGGCGGAACCCAGATCGTGCTCCAGCCGCAGCTCGGCGAGGGCGAGACCGTCTCGGGTGAACAGCTGACTCAGGCCGTGAGCATCATCCGCCAGCGCATCGACGCTGGCGGTGTCTCCGAGGCGGAGATCAGCACCCAGGGCACCCAGAACATCGTCGTGTCGATCCCGGGTGTGCCTGACCAGCAGACGCTCGACCGGATCGAGTCCTCCGCGAAGCTCGAGTTCCGCCCGGTTCTCGTCACCGACGCCGCAGCCACCAGCTCCACCGGGGAGGACGGTGCGGATGCCAGTGCAGCTCCGAGCGACCCGGCCGCGGCGCCGCTCGAGTCGACACCGAGCATTAGCCCGACCGACCCGAGCGACCTCAACTACGTGACCCCGGCGCTACTCGACCAGTTCACGAACTTCAACTGCGACGACGTGGATGCCCTGGGGCTCAACACCGCACCCTCCGACCAGCCCATCGTCACCTGTGACGACACTGATTCGGTCAAGTACATCCTCGGCCCGGTGGAGATCACCGGGGAGAACATCTCCGACGCGAGCGCCGGACTCTCGACGAACAGCCAGGGGGCAACCACCAACGAGTGGGGCGTCAACCTCGAGTTCGACGCCACCGGCACCGAGCAGTTCGCCGCGGTCTCGGAGCGCCTGTTCGCGCTCGAGGGCGCGCGTAACCAGTT comes from the Marisediminicola antarctica genome and includes:
- a CDS encoding SRPBCC family protein translates to MQLDSSFSVVAPIDAVWQTLMDFERVAGCVPGAQILNKLSDDAYQVGLQVKMGPVTMQYKGQMTVLERDADAHRAVFEGKAQEIRGQGTAQGSATLTLVEVDGATQGTVSADISLSGKVAAMGKGVIGNVTDQMMTLFATNLQSMVGAPAASEAPAASAMAAPGESPTPAQPAQPAPTAPTAPAAGPSLDAMSLAKGVVMDQLSSPGKLIGLVVAVALVAYRVGTFVSTRRWIRLSAARGSTPDA
- a CDS encoding XdhC family protein, with protein sequence MRDVLGPLLAGWGSGGTAGLATVVRTFNSAPRPAGASMLVTSEGEAVGSVSGGCVEAAVYELATEVAAEGRPQLVRYGITDDDAFAVGLTCGGILDVFVEPISAATFRELDSVRQDIEGSAPVAVATVIEHPDESRLGRHLIIRPHGFEGTLGSDRADGAVSDDAQGMLAAGRNSILTYGPEGERLGEGMTVFINSFAPRPRMLVFGAIDFAAALARLGTFLGYRVTVCDARSVFATERRFPGAEVVVAWPHRYLSEQIADGLVDERTVVCVLTHDPKFDVPLLKVALTGPRVAYIGAMGSRRTHDDRLARLREVGLGDDELLLLHSPIGLDLGSRTPEETAVSIAAEIISLQWGGSGTPLSALAARIHHDEAVEPA
- a CDS encoding cell wall-binding repeat-containing protein; amino-acid sequence: MRRIFGAALTIAVAASLLPAMSAAAHTTAPTAPTAPTWERLQGGDRYATSVSVSGKYAPGVPVLYIASGENFPDALSAAPAAAVQGGPLLLTQPTVLTESVRKEITRLAPRLIVVAGGPAAISPEVYNALALLAPQIRRDSGRDRYETSRTVTMGAFKAGSVASAFVATGEMFPDALTSSAVAGGDRIPVLLVPGASSRVDAATVTAMSGLGVTSVSIAGGAASVSTGIETSFTAILGAGSVKRLSGDDRYVTSNEVNRGTYDSAPVAYLAMGTDFPDALSGAALAARDSAPLFIVPGNCVPLDTLTSLRELGTTRLVLLGGRGALTENIENLVECTTDLSKSGAMLGFNQPFESFVPITSSFGVRVHPITRVVTMHYGTDYSKTGILGTPIRSLADGVVVAKSPNSAGWVGNSISILYRDRVQSEMMHMKDPTTLAVGAHVRAGQVVGLVGTTGASTGPHLHLEIRINGTQVDPYLFLLGAQYAKPVQ
- the thrS gene encoding threonine--tRNA ligase, whose product is MPENPPAVLEPHRSVLEPHRVETAATGFDLFPDRSVVAVRVNGELRDLAAQLTVGEIAEPVLVESPDGLSILRHSAAHVLAQAVQSINPSAKLGIGPPITDGFYYDFDVETPFTPEDVKAVAKAMDRIIRAGQRFVRRVVTEDEARSELAGEPYKLELIGLKGGAADGADNESVEVGGAELTIYDNIDPKTGETVWKDLCRGPHLPSTRTIGNGYALMRTAAAYWRGSEKNKQLQRIYGTAWATKDDLRAYQGRLEEAAKRDHRKLGQELDLFSFPDEIGSGLAVFHPKGGIIRREMEDYSRRKHEDAGYDFVYTPHITKANLFETSGHLGWYADGMFPPMHLDEGRNEEGEITRQGADYYLKPMNCPFHILIYRSSGRSYRDLPLRLFEFGTVYRNEKSGVVHGLTRVRGLTMDDAHIFTTRESMKAELTSTLNFVLALLRDYGLTDFYLELSTKDPEKSVGDDDIWVEATATLAEVAAESGLELVPDPGGAAFYGPKISVQARDAIGRTWQMSTVQLDFNLPERFDLEYTAADGTRKRPVMIHRALFGSIERFFGVLTEHYAGAFPVWLAPVQVVGIPVAEEYGDYLDEVISKLKAKRVRAEVDHSSDRMPKKIRTHTKAKVPFQLIAGEEDRAAGAVSFRYRDGTQENGVPVDEAIRRITEAIDSKAQV
- a CDS encoding HIT family protein produces the protein MTIDDSELHGITIDGSYELAGVPDEFQRLWTPHRMVYMQNGQQPPEHECPFCIAPRMDDEKALIVARGTHAYVLLNLFPYNSGHLLVCPYRHVALYDEATAEETAEIAALTQTAMRVIKKVSRNEGFNIGMNQGRIAGAGIADHLHQHIVPRWALDSNFFPIIAKTKALPQLLGDVRRSIAEAWPTESTESAE
- the pdxS gene encoding pyridoxal 5'-phosphate synthase lyase subunit PdxS — its product is MNDTNSNEQVGTSRVKRGLAEMLKGGVIMDVVNADQARIAEDSGAVAVMALERIPADIRAEGGVSRMSDPDLIDGIRDVVSIPVMAKARIGHFVEAQILQALSVDFIDESEVLSPADYVNHIDKWNFTVPFVCGATNLGEALRRINEGAAMIRSKGEAGTGDVSEATKHIRTVNREIARLSSMTRDELYVAAKELQAPYDLVVEVARTGKLPVVMFTAGGVATPADAAMMMQLGADGVFVGSGIFKSGNPVARAAAIVKATTFFDDPAVIAEASRGLGEAIVGINVSDLPAPHRLAERGW
- the pdxT gene encoding pyridoxal 5'-phosphate synthase glutaminase subunit PdxT, with product MSPTSPHRTASPNVAGRPARVGVLALQGDFREHLAVLASLGADARPVRRASELDELDGLVIPGGESTVMDKLSRAFGIAGPLKAAIASGLPVYGTCAGLIMLADRVSNRIAGQQTLGGVDITVQRNAFGSQNESFEVDLDIPELGAVPVHAVFIRAPVIDQYGPAVTPLAALPDGRVVAASQGNLLVTSFHPEIMGDTRFHAYFLAGLHRS
- a CDS encoding YebC/PmpR family DNA-binding transcriptional regulator, which gives rise to MSGHSKWATTKHKKAIIDSRRAKSFAKLIKNIEVAAKMGGADLSGNPTLVDAIQKAKKTSVPIDNINRAVKRGSGQLGEAVDYQTIIYEAYAQGGVALLVECLTDNRNRAAADVRAIMTRNGGTLADPGSVAYNFHRKGVIGVRKTDGVTEDDILAAVLDAGVEEVNDRGEGFDIITEPGTLVAARTALQEAGIDYESADVEFVPQVLVEADADTARKVFRLVDALEDNDDVQNVYGNYDVHADVLAELEND
- the ruvC gene encoding crossover junction endodeoxyribonuclease RuvC, which codes for MRVLGIDPGLTRCGVGIVDVDANRVARLVEVTVIRTPSDMPLEQRLLAVGAGIEELLDRLAPDAVSLERVFAQQNLSTVMGTAQVSGVALHAAAKRGLAVGLHTPSEVKAAITGYGSADKKQVQAMVARVLGLAEAPKPADAADALAIAICHAWKRGGASTPIANGHTPAQDAWLAAERAAAKPVANRRLAP